Proteins co-encoded in one Daphnia carinata strain CSIRO-1 chromosome 3, CSIRO_AGI_Dcar_HiC_V3, whole genome shotgun sequence genomic window:
- the LOC130692882 gene encoding uncharacterized protein LOC130692882 isoform X1 — protein sequence MLPFTTCFLGGSRERNFVLLTNMPVSVSTDNQSKASFTFTERPAWNKAQLKGRQVTSPSTNKPLHMPDLAEESKSQSLERQVRPCWSHSGRFLTLHKRRKKRPPTRAMTSDQALLDDLYHGPTHVLLARISEWPFNAFALDRATGGRPLPTLCFHLFHHYGLMAHFHLDPVKVWKFFSLVEEGYHSNNPYHNAIHAADVTQAMHCFLQEEKMRRHLTPLEIAASLIAAMAHDLDHPGVNQPFLVATSNHLASLYKNASVLENHHWRSAMACLMESGMMDGLERTSAHELQRQIQSLILATDIARQQEFLSAFQGFLNNDSLDMRTGDHRHFMLQIALKCADICNPCRPWEVSRAWSLQVSEEFYRQGDLERRLGLSVTPLCDRYTSSVSKIQTGFFRFIAAPLFEEWHRFQATPLSWSMLNYLRSNKLKWDSILNGEETGDASLAEHQLRDPAWSELGVLEMGIEKIHLRRASLPVGRSGLWTSNTANSSRVSDVERSMEEDGCNVVTESSDVESHPLRSLLPVENHDDSSLPDCVASDNAQTADISRLPVGLPARLPHRRESLPFNFPDRSRPECFLRQGRRESLPTDCSRTLNASDVLPELNITSMAPLPWKKEKRASQPNCVQPATSVPSTSSDPTFGCADEKENIVSTAYLKTETSRLTLRRGSAPTALHPLNWLDSPRSKRNSSMTHFGRQGSLRLTNLDQSEPGLRRRGSLPYELGRKLSGHDCIVGRLIPETSDCAKIDVGVRRGSAPSDLLRNTGASIASCWIQLRDRVKMKGKEIALSTGTGLMNDSGCGLAVRECRRRSLRRRRSGGPELFASVVRRSNNFPSAQLPPLPQSATCTHAKLKQRTSSLSPPESINPIVGSGDCHRDWLLLGRRGSGALELLAGLWRQNRDRSERSSFESDDSLLMFCSYTGPHRQRLSMDSSSSSDGIPCSALEEYCHLVGHGRTQRRGSCPTDHSVLSGSSSANLTQLNSR from the exons AGCAAAGCTTCGTTCACCTTTACCGAGAGACCTGCATGGAATAAGGCACAGCTGAAAG gtcGTCAAGTCACTAGCCCATCTACGAACAAGCCCCTCCACATGCCAGATCTAGCCGAGGAATCTAAATCTCAGTCG CTAGAGAGACAGGTGCGCCCATGCTGGTCTCACAGCGGTCGGTTTCTCACGCTGCACAAACGACGGAAAAAAAGGCCACCCACTCGGGCTATGACGTCGGACCAGGCCCTCCTTGATGACCTCTATCACGGCCCCACGCAT GTACTTTTGGCGAGAATCAGCGAATGGCCTTTCAACGCTTTCGCCCTGGACAGAGCTACTGGGG GACGACCTCTACCAACCCTCTGCTTCCATCTGTTTCACCATTACGGACTAATGGCGCACTTTCATCTCGATCCTGTCAAAGTCTGGAAATTTTTTA GTCTAGTAGAAGAAGGCTATCACAGCAACAACCCTTATCACAACGCCATCCACGCTGCTGATGTCACACAAGCCATGCACTGTTTCcttcaagaagaaaag ATGCGTCGCCATTTAACTCCACTGGAAATTGCCGCCTCACTAATTGCTGCCATGGCTCATGATCTGGACCATCCTGGTGTTAATCAACCATTTTTAGTGGCCACTTCCAATCATTTAGCGTCTCTCTATAAa aacgCTTCCGTGCTAGAAAATCATCACTGGCGGTCGGCTATGGCTTGCTTAATGGAAAGTGGGATGATGGACGGTCTGGAACGCACTTCGGCTCACGAGTTACAGCGTCAAATCCAGTCGCTAATTTTGGCCACTGATATCGCTCGGCAACAAGAATTTCTCAGCGCATTTCAA ggaTTTTTGAACAATGACTCGCTGGATATGCGAACGGGAGATCACCGTCACTTTATGCTGCAAATTGCACTCAAGTGCGCCGACATCTGTAACCCCTGTCGTCCCTGGGAAGTAAGTCGTGCTTGGAGTCTGCAAGTCAGTGAAGAATTCTATCGCCAAGGAGACCTGGAACGACGTTTGGGCTTGTCTGTCACACCATTGTGCGATCGCTACACTTCGTCCGTTTCAAAGATCCAGACTGGGTTTTTCCGATTCATCGCCGCTCCTCTTTTCGAAGAGTGGCACCGCTTCCAAGCCACTCCACTCTCTTGGAGCATGTTGAACTACCTCCGCTCCAACAAG CTTAAATGGGATTCCATCTTGAATGGCGAAGAAACGGGTGACGCAAGTTTGGCCGAGCATCAGCTGCGCGATCCGGCCTGGTCGGAACTTGGCGTTTTGGAAATGGGTATCGAAAAAATCCACTTGAGGAGGGCGTCGCTACCTGTCGGACGTTCTGGTCTGTGGACGTCGAACACTGCCAATTCTTCTCGAGTGTCGGATGTCGAACGCTCAATGGAGGAGGACGGCTGCAACGTCGTCACGGAGTCTTCTGATGTAGAATCTCACCCGCTTCGATCTCTGTTACCGGTTGAAAACCATGATGATTCCAGCCTGCCTGATTGCGTCGCTAGCGACAACGCGCAGACAGCAGATATTTCTCGACTTCCTGTTGGTCTTCCAGCACGCCTACCTCATCGGCGGGAGAGTCTTCCCTTCAACTTTCCTGATCGGTCTCGACCCGAATGCTTTCTGAGGCAAGGACGGCGGGAGAGCTTACCAACCGATTGTTCGAGAACTTTGAATGCCTCCGACGTTCTTCCTGAATTGAACATCACCTCAATGGCGCCTCTACCttggaagaaggagaagaggGCTAGTCAGCCCAATTGCGTTCAACCAGCTACCTCTGTTCCGTCCACTTCTTCAGATCCAACTTTCGGATGCGCAGATGAGAAAGAGAATATCGTTTCGACTGCCTATCTCAAAACG GAAACGTCCCGATTAACACTAAGAAGAGGATCCGCCCCAACTGCCCTGCATCCGCTAAACTGGCTGGATAGTCCGCGCAGCAAACGCAATTCTTCGATGACGCATTTTGGACGTCAGGGTTCACTCAGATTGACAAACTTGGACCAAAGCGAGCCAGGTCTTCGGCGTCGCGGATCGTTGCCATACGAGCTCGGTAGAAAACTCTCTGGTCACGATTGCATCGTTGGTCGGCTCATTCCAGAGACTTCCGATTGCGCGAAAATTGACGTTGGAGTGAGACGCGGCTCGGCCCCCTCAGACTTGCTTCGTAACACGGGCGCTTCCATCGCAAGTTGCTGGATCCAGCTTCGCGATCGAGTGAAAATGAAG GGTAAAGAGATTGCGTTGAGTACCGGGACTGGGTTGATGAATGACAGTGGATGTGGACTTGCCGTCCGCGAATGCCGAAGACGCTCACTCCGTCGGCGTCGCTCGGGAGGGCCGGAACTCTTCGCCTCGGTCGTCCGCCGTAGTAACAATTTTCCTTCGGCTCAGCTGCCTCCGCTACCTCAAAGTGCTACCTGCACTCATGCCAAATTAAAG CAGAGGACGTCTTCGTTATCGCCACCGGAAAGTATCAATCCTATAGTAGGATCTGGAGATTGTCATCGCGATTGGCTTCTACTGGGAAGGCGTGGTTCTGGTGCACTTGAACTCTTGGCTGGACTTTGGCGCCAGAATCGCGATCGATCTGAACGCTCCAGTTTTGAATCAGATGATTCTCTTTTAA TGTTTTGTTCTTATACAGGACCCCACCGTCAGCGGTTGTCAATggattcttcttcgtcatcagACGGTATCCCATGCTCAGCCCTAGAAGAGTACTGCCATTTGGTGGGCCATGGGAGGACTCAGCGAAGAGGGTCATGCCCAACCGACCATTCCGTTTTATCAG GAAGCTCCAGTGCGAATTTGACGCAATTGAACAGCAGATAA
- the LOC130692882 gene encoding uncharacterized protein LOC130692882 isoform X5: MPDLAEESKSQSLERQVRPCWSHSGRFLTLHKRRKKRPPTRAMTSDQALLDDLYHGPTHVLLARISEWPFNAFALDRATGGRPLPTLCFHLFHHYGLMAHFHLDPVKVWKFFSLVEEGYHSNNPYHNAIHAADVTQAMHCFLQEEKMRRHLTPLEIAASLIAAMAHDLDHPGVNQPFLVATSNHLASLYKNASVLENHHWRSAMACLMESGMMDGLERTSAHELQRQIQSLILATDIARQQEFLSAFQGFLNNDSLDMRTGDHRHFMLQIALKCADICNPCRPWEVSRAWSLQVSEEFYRQGDLERRLGLSVTPLCDRYTSSVSKIQTGFFRFIAAPLFEEWHRFQATPLSWSMLNYLRSNKLKWDSILNGEETGDASLAEHQLRDPAWSELGVLEMGIEKIHLRRASLPVGRSGLWTSNTANSSRVSDVERSMEEDGCNVVTESSDVESHPLRSLLPVENHDDSSLPDCVASDNAQTADISRLPVGLPARLPHRRESLPFNFPDRSRPECFLRQGRRESLPTDCSRTLNASDVLPELNITSMAPLPWKKEKRASQPNCVQPATSVPSTSSDPTFGCADEKENIVSTAYLKTETSRLTLRRGSAPTALHPLNWLDSPRSKRNSSMTHFGRQGSLRLTNLDQSEPGLRRRGSLPYELGRKLSGHDCIVGRLIPETSDCAKIDVGVRRGSAPSDLLRNTGASIASCWIQLRDRVKMKGKEIALSTGTGLMNDSGCGLAVRECRRRSLRRRRSGGPELFASVVRRSNNFPSAQLPPLPQSATCTHAKLKQRTSSLSPPESINPIVGSGDCHRDWLLLGRRGSGALELLAGLWRQNRDRSERSSFESDDSLLMFCSYTGPHRQRLSMDSSSSSDGIPCSALEEYCHLVGHGRTQRRGSCPTDHSVLSGSSSANLTQLNSR, encoded by the exons ATGCCAGATCTAGCCGAGGAATCTAAATCTCAGTCG CTAGAGAGACAGGTGCGCCCATGCTGGTCTCACAGCGGTCGGTTTCTCACGCTGCACAAACGACGGAAAAAAAGGCCACCCACTCGGGCTATGACGTCGGACCAGGCCCTCCTTGATGACCTCTATCACGGCCCCACGCAT GTACTTTTGGCGAGAATCAGCGAATGGCCTTTCAACGCTTTCGCCCTGGACAGAGCTACTGGGG GACGACCTCTACCAACCCTCTGCTTCCATCTGTTTCACCATTACGGACTAATGGCGCACTTTCATCTCGATCCTGTCAAAGTCTGGAAATTTTTTA GTCTAGTAGAAGAAGGCTATCACAGCAACAACCCTTATCACAACGCCATCCACGCTGCTGATGTCACACAAGCCATGCACTGTTTCcttcaagaagaaaag ATGCGTCGCCATTTAACTCCACTGGAAATTGCCGCCTCACTAATTGCTGCCATGGCTCATGATCTGGACCATCCTGGTGTTAATCAACCATTTTTAGTGGCCACTTCCAATCATTTAGCGTCTCTCTATAAa aacgCTTCCGTGCTAGAAAATCATCACTGGCGGTCGGCTATGGCTTGCTTAATGGAAAGTGGGATGATGGACGGTCTGGAACGCACTTCGGCTCACGAGTTACAGCGTCAAATCCAGTCGCTAATTTTGGCCACTGATATCGCTCGGCAACAAGAATTTCTCAGCGCATTTCAA ggaTTTTTGAACAATGACTCGCTGGATATGCGAACGGGAGATCACCGTCACTTTATGCTGCAAATTGCACTCAAGTGCGCCGACATCTGTAACCCCTGTCGTCCCTGGGAAGTAAGTCGTGCTTGGAGTCTGCAAGTCAGTGAAGAATTCTATCGCCAAGGAGACCTGGAACGACGTTTGGGCTTGTCTGTCACACCATTGTGCGATCGCTACACTTCGTCCGTTTCAAAGATCCAGACTGGGTTTTTCCGATTCATCGCCGCTCCTCTTTTCGAAGAGTGGCACCGCTTCCAAGCCACTCCACTCTCTTGGAGCATGTTGAACTACCTCCGCTCCAACAAG CTTAAATGGGATTCCATCTTGAATGGCGAAGAAACGGGTGACGCAAGTTTGGCCGAGCATCAGCTGCGCGATCCGGCCTGGTCGGAACTTGGCGTTTTGGAAATGGGTATCGAAAAAATCCACTTGAGGAGGGCGTCGCTACCTGTCGGACGTTCTGGTCTGTGGACGTCGAACACTGCCAATTCTTCTCGAGTGTCGGATGTCGAACGCTCAATGGAGGAGGACGGCTGCAACGTCGTCACGGAGTCTTCTGATGTAGAATCTCACCCGCTTCGATCTCTGTTACCGGTTGAAAACCATGATGATTCCAGCCTGCCTGATTGCGTCGCTAGCGACAACGCGCAGACAGCAGATATTTCTCGACTTCCTGTTGGTCTTCCAGCACGCCTACCTCATCGGCGGGAGAGTCTTCCCTTCAACTTTCCTGATCGGTCTCGACCCGAATGCTTTCTGAGGCAAGGACGGCGGGAGAGCTTACCAACCGATTGTTCGAGAACTTTGAATGCCTCCGACGTTCTTCCTGAATTGAACATCACCTCAATGGCGCCTCTACCttggaagaaggagaagaggGCTAGTCAGCCCAATTGCGTTCAACCAGCTACCTCTGTTCCGTCCACTTCTTCAGATCCAACTTTCGGATGCGCAGATGAGAAAGAGAATATCGTTTCGACTGCCTATCTCAAAACG GAAACGTCCCGATTAACACTAAGAAGAGGATCCGCCCCAACTGCCCTGCATCCGCTAAACTGGCTGGATAGTCCGCGCAGCAAACGCAATTCTTCGATGACGCATTTTGGACGTCAGGGTTCACTCAGATTGACAAACTTGGACCAAAGCGAGCCAGGTCTTCGGCGTCGCGGATCGTTGCCATACGAGCTCGGTAGAAAACTCTCTGGTCACGATTGCATCGTTGGTCGGCTCATTCCAGAGACTTCCGATTGCGCGAAAATTGACGTTGGAGTGAGACGCGGCTCGGCCCCCTCAGACTTGCTTCGTAACACGGGCGCTTCCATCGCAAGTTGCTGGATCCAGCTTCGCGATCGAGTGAAAATGAAG GGTAAAGAGATTGCGTTGAGTACCGGGACTGGGTTGATGAATGACAGTGGATGTGGACTTGCCGTCCGCGAATGCCGAAGACGCTCACTCCGTCGGCGTCGCTCGGGAGGGCCGGAACTCTTCGCCTCGGTCGTCCGCCGTAGTAACAATTTTCCTTCGGCTCAGCTGCCTCCGCTACCTCAAAGTGCTACCTGCACTCATGCCAAATTAAAG CAGAGGACGTCTTCGTTATCGCCACCGGAAAGTATCAATCCTATAGTAGGATCTGGAGATTGTCATCGCGATTGGCTTCTACTGGGAAGGCGTGGTTCTGGTGCACTTGAACTCTTGGCTGGACTTTGGCGCCAGAATCGCGATCGATCTGAACGCTCCAGTTTTGAATCAGATGATTCTCTTTTAA TGTTTTGTTCTTATACAGGACCCCACCGTCAGCGGTTGTCAATggattcttcttcgtcatcagACGGTATCCCATGCTCAGCCCTAGAAGAGTACTGCCATTTGGTGGGCCATGGGAGGACTCAGCGAAGAGGGTCATGCCCAACCGACCATTCCGTTTTATCAG GAAGCTCCAGTGCGAATTTGACGCAATTGAACAGCAGATAA